A DNA window from Nitrospirota bacterium contains the following coding sequences:
- a CDS encoding acyl carrier protein — protein sequence MSEIVQKLKELMITRLKLKVGADEINEDTQLFGTDGLGLDSIDVLELVVGIKREFGVDITDKETAQKVFTSVGNIAKYIQENR from the coding sequence TTGTCTGAAATTGTCCAGAAACTGAAAGAATTGATGATAACGAGATTAAAGCTTAAGGTCGGAGCAGATGAGATAAATGAAGACACACAACTCTTCGGCACCGACGGATTGGGGCTTGATTCCATAGATGTACTGGAATTGGTGGTGGGGATAAAAAGGGAATTTGGTGTGGACATAACAGACAAAGAGACTGCACAGAAGGTCTTCACATCTGTAGGTAATATAGCGAAATACATACAAGAAAACAGATGA
- the acpS gene encoding holo-ACP synthase — protein MRGVGTDIVMISRIEHWVKDAVMLEKVFTEEEKLYCLKKKHPHKHLASFFAVKEAFMKAIGTGWSNGVGWKDIEVINKEGVLSVKLSNGAKELCDGQRVFVSTSFSSALAIATVVIDGNF, from the coding sequence ATGCGGGGTGTAGGAACAGATATAGTGATGATTTCAAGGATCGAGCACTGGGTTAAGGATGCGGTAATGCTTGAGAAGGTCTTCACTGAGGAAGAGAAACTGTATTGCTTAAAAAAGAAGCATCCCCATAAACACCTCGCCTCCTTTTTTGCTGTAAAGGAGGCATTTATGAAGGCAATCGGCACCGGCTGGAGTAATGGCGTGGGATGGAAAGATATAGAGGTGATTAATAAAGAAGGAGTCCTTTCAGTGAAGCTTTCTAATGGAGCTAAAGAATTATGTGATGGGCAGAGAGTATTTGTAAGCACGAGTTTTTCAAGTGCTTTAGCAATTGCCACAGTGGTAATTGATGGAAATTTTTGA
- the fabG gene encoding 3-oxoacyl-[acyl-carrier-protein] reductase, with amino-acid sequence MGRVVLITGGSRGIGRAICKAFADAGDTVIINCTKSRDEAEALRQELPSGDNIIDIEQADVSDYAHVRQMLASVIQKHKKIDVLVNNAGIVRDGFLMLMSEKDWSDVINTNLTGVFNCSKAVSEYMIGQRSGVIINIASLSGITGLPGQTNYSAAKGGVIAFTKAISKELAHFNIRVNAVAPGIIESDMVDSLPEKAKKAFLENIPLKRFGRPEEVASVVRFLASDEASYITGETICVTGGLP; translated from the coding sequence ATGGGCAGAGTAGTTCTTATTACCGGTGGAAGTAGAGGTATTGGAAGGGCTATCTGCAAGGCATTTGCCGATGCGGGCGACACGGTCATTATAAACTGCACTAAATCAAGGGATGAAGCAGAGGCATTAAGGCAGGAACTGCCATCGGGAGATAATATTATTGACATTGAACAGGCTGATGTATCTGATTACGCCCATGTGAGGCAGATGCTCGCCAGCGTAATACAGAAACATAAGAAAATAGATGTCCTTGTGAACAATGCAGGTATTGTCAGGGACGGTTTTTTAATGCTTATGTCTGAAAAGGACTGGAGTGATGTTATAAATACGAACCTTACCGGGGTTTTTAATTGTTCAAAGGCGGTATCAGAATACATGATAGGTCAGAGGAGCGGAGTTATAATTAACATAGCATCTTTAAGCGGCATTACAGGGCTGCCAGGTCAAACAAATTATTCTGCTGCAAAAGGCGGTGTGATAGCTTTTACAAAGGCTATTTCAAAGGAACTGGCACATTTTAACATAAGGGTGAATGCAGTTGCCCCTGGAATTATAGAGAGCGATATGGTTGATTCTTTGCCAGAAAAGGCAAAGAAGGCATTCCTTGAAAACATACCCCTCAAAAGATTCGGCAGGCCCGAGGAAGTGGCATCTGTTGTCAGATTCCTTGCATCCGATGAGGCCAGTTATATCACTGGAGAAACAATTTGCGTTACCGGAGGATTACCTTAA
- a CDS encoding cobalamin B12-binding domain-containing protein, with product MKVLLISVNNEKDPYPVTPIGVAYVAKALKDKNHDVCILDLCFVKDDFIAIEDSLRGFCPDIVGISIRNVDNLTYKKSIFYMPRIRNIAAFIKGHIHVPIVVGGSGFSIFPEDIMKYLEIEIGIIGEGETAFPLFVDAIGNGGDVYNIPNLCCIRDGQFLSNALQYNRLNFRPDRSLLNNRSYYELGGMANIQSKRGCPFKCAYCTYPNIEGSRLRLREPVDIVEELKEMQSLYGIDYIFFVDDIFNFPVEHAAAICEEMARSGLRMAWTCFATPMGMTAELATLMKRAGCIGVEFGSDAGSDMTLKGLCKGFAANDIAYASECCKTVDLPNAHYIIMGGPGENKATLEETFKLFDRIKPTAVIALIGARIYPNTRLHEIAIEGGVIEKGRDLLQPVFYLSSEIAVDALIQKVSEHAEQRNNWVVPGLNIRCDSDMLGALRKMGKKGPLWDMLE from the coding sequence ATGAAGGTTCTCCTCATATCTGTAAACAATGAAAAAGACCCATATCCGGTAACCCCTATTGGCGTGGCCTATGTTGCAAAGGCACTGAAAGACAAAAATCATGATGTTTGCATCCTCGATCTATGTTTTGTAAAAGACGACTTCATCGCCATTGAAGATTCCTTGAGAGGCTTTTGTCCTGATATTGTTGGCATATCCATCAGGAATGTGGATAACCTTACATATAAGAAAAGCATCTTCTACATGCCGAGGATTAGAAATATTGCTGCCTTCATAAAGGGGCATATACATGTTCCTATAGTGGTTGGAGGATCAGGCTTCTCCATCTTCCCTGAAGACATCATGAAGTATCTCGAAATTGAGATAGGCATCATAGGAGAAGGGGAAACCGCCTTCCCTCTATTTGTTGATGCCATCGGTAATGGCGGCGATGTCTATAATATCCCCAATCTCTGCTGCATCAGGGATGGGCAGTTTTTATCCAATGCCTTACAGTATAATCGTCTTAATTTCCGACCTGACAGGTCTCTTCTGAATAACAGGTCGTATTACGAACTCGGTGGCATGGCTAATATACAATCAAAACGTGGATGTCCCTTTAAGTGTGCCTACTGTACATATCCAAATATTGAGGGCAGCAGGTTAAGGTTGAGGGAACCGGTAGATATAGTTGAGGAGTTAAAGGAGATGCAATCTCTATACGGCATTGACTATATCTTTTTTGTGGATGATATATTCAACTTTCCCGTAGAGCACGCTGCTGCAATATGTGAAGAGATGGCGAGGAGCGGCCTGAGGATGGCATGGACATGCTTTGCCACGCCAATGGGGATGACAGCGGAGCTTGCAACACTTATGAAAAGGGCAGGTTGTATCGGTGTTGAGTTCGGCTCGGATGCCGGCTCGGATATGACATTGAAGGGACTTTGTAAGGGTTTTGCCGCCAATGATATAGCATATGCATCTGAGTGCTGTAAAACTGTTGACTTGCCAAATGCCCATTATATTATAATGGGAGGCCCCGGGGAGAATAAGGCGACTCTTGAGGAGACATTCAAACTCTTTGACAGGATTAAACCGACAGCGGTCATTGCCTTAATTGGAGCAAGGATATATCCAAATACAAGACTCCACGAGATAGCTATAGAAGGAGGCGTGATTGAAAAAGGAAGGGATTTGTTGCAACCTGTATTTTATCTGTCATCAGAAATTGCTGTTGATGCTTTGATACAAAAAGTTTCTGAACATGCAGAACAAAGGAACAACTGGGTGGTGCCTGGGCTAAACATAAGATGTGATAGCGATATGTTAGGTGCATTAAGAAAGATGGGCAAAAAAGGGCCTTTATGGGATATGCTTGAATAA
- the fabZ gene encoding 3-hydroxyacyl-ACP dehydratase FabZ, with product MTDLNALPVTILPHSYPFVLIDKIIEFEKGKRIICLKNVTINEEFFTGHFRDNPVMPGVLIIEAMAQASGLIIGDEKTGAYLTRVKDARFKKPVIPGDQLIIKSSLSQGFHPLYVFDVMAYVKEEIVSEAEITLTIV from the coding sequence ATGACAGACTTGAATGCTTTGCCAGTAACTATCCTGCCCCATTCATATCCGTTTGTTCTAATTGATAAAATAATTGAATTTGAAAAAGGCAAGCGGATTATATGCCTTAAGAATGTGACTATCAATGAAGAGTTCTTTACAGGACACTTCAGGGATAATCCTGTCATGCCCGGCGTTTTGATAATAGAGGCAATGGCACAGGCATCAGGGCTGATAATAGGTGATGAGAAAACAGGTGCGTACCTTACAAGGGTAAAGGATGCAAGATTTAAAAAACCTGTTATCCCTGGCGACCAGCTTATCATAAAATCATCTCTATCACAGGGCTTTCATCCCCTTTATGTCTTTGATGTCATGGCATATGTTAAGGAAGAGATAGTTTCCGAGGCAGAAATAACTCTAACCATTGTGTGA